CATCGGCCTGATCTCTGGATCTTCTTGGTAAGTTGAGACCATAAATCTCCTTATTCAGCAATAGTGCAAAACCCGAGCAGTCTACTCCTCTTTTATCCAGTCCGCCGAGTCTGTATCTCACTCCTGTCCAGTCATTAATAAAGCGGTATAGTGATTTATTTTTAACTTCTGACAATACTTCAGCAGCTCTGGCTCCTCTGGTGTCTTTATATGCTGTTGATCTTCGGCTTCCGCAGGAAGAAAAGAATGCCATTACGGCCAGCAGGATGATCAGTTGAGAAGCGCGGATACTGCGTAAAATCATAGCCCGTTTTTAGTTTTTAATTAATCTCTGAATTTCATCCAGTTTCAGTAAAGCCTCTACCGGAGTCAGTACATTTACATCAAGATTGTTCAGTACATCCCTGATTTGTACCAGCACAGGGTCATCTACAGCAAACATATGTAACTGATAAGCCTGATTCTGTACCTTTTTGAAACTATCTTTAATACTTTGTCCTTCTGTTCTGTCTATTTCCAGTTTTTTAAGGATTTCATTAGCCCTGTTAATCAGTTTTGGCGGCATACCAGCTATTTTAGCCACATGAATACCAAAACTGTGTTCACTTCCACCAGGAACCAGTTTACGCAGGAATATGATCTTATTACCTACTTCTTTGACTGAGACATTAAAATTCCTGATCCGGTTCATCGTTCCTGCCAGTTCATTCAATTCATGATAATGTGTGGCAAACAGTGTTTTAGGTCTTGCAGTAGGATGCGTATGCAAAAATTCTGCAATGGCCCATGCAATAGATATCCCATCATAAGTACTTGTACCTCTGCCTATTTCATCCAGAAGAATCAGACTCCTGTCAGAAATGTTATTCAGAATACTTGCCGTCTCATTCATTTCAACCATGAATGTACTTTCCCCTGATGACAGGTTATCTGAAGCACCCACACGGGTAAATATTTTATCAACCAGACCAATATTAGCCGCTTTGGCAGGGACAAAACAACCCATCTGAGCCATCAGTACGATAAGCCCGGTTTGTCTTAAAATAGCCGATTTACCCGACATATTGGGACCTGTAATAATGATCAGCTGCTGCGTATCATTATCCAGATAAACATCATTGGTAATATACTCCTCTCCTACAGGCAGGCGTTTTTCAATTACCGGGTGTCTTCCACCTTTAATGTCCAGCACTTTAGTCGCATTCATTACCGGTTTTACGTAATGATTTTTTATTGCCAGCTGAGCGAAACACAACAATACATCCAATTGTGCAACAAGGAAAGCGTTTAACTGAATTGGTCTGATATAGGCAGCTACCTGTCTGACCAGTTCTTCATAAAGCCTTACTTCAATCTGCTGTATTTTGTCTTCCGCACCCAGAATCTGTTCTTCATATTCTTTAAGCTCGGGCGTAATGTATCTTTCTGCATTAACCAGTGTCTGTTTACGCGTCCACTCTGCAGGGACTTTATCTTTATGGGTATGGGTTACTTCCAGATAGTATCCGAAAACATTATTAAAAGATATTTTAAGAGAAGGAATACCTGTATTTGCGGCTTCACGTTTCTGTATTTCTACCAGGAAATCTTTACCACCGGTAGAGATTTTACGCAGCCTGTCCAGTTCCTCGTCAACGCCTTCGGCAATAACATTTCCTTTAATTAATAAGGCCGGAGGGTCTTGCTGCAGTTGTTTCTCCAGCAGTTCACGTATACTTAAACATGGATCAAGCTGTTCTGCAAGCTGAGTTAGATATGGATTTTCAGCCGTTAAAGCTGTTTCTTTGATTTGTTCAATCTGATAAAGTGCTTTTTTCAGCTGGCTCAATTCTCTCGGGCCACATTTCTGCAAACCGACTTTAGAGATCAGTCTTTCCAGATCACCTATTAGTTTTACAGGAGTCAGAAACTCTTCAATCATCCCTTCATGGGCAACCATAAATTCGACTGTACCCAAACGTTCCTGTATAGGTTTCAGCTCTTTTAATGGCATTACAATCCATTTGTGAAGCATTCTTGCACCCATCGGAGTAGAAGTCTGATCCAGGACATTAAAAAGCGTCATTGCATTTTCATTCGCCGAACTGACCAGTTCCAGGTTACGGACAGTAAAACGGTCCAGCCACATGTAATTATCTTCTTCCAGACGGGAAACTGAAGTGATATGTTTTAAATTCCGGTGTTCGGTTTCATTTAAATAATGCAGAACAATACCTCCGGCAACGACTCCCTGCTGTATTTTATCTACCCCGAACCCTTTTAAAGAGGTAACTTCAAAATGTTTGTTTAATACTTCATTAGCATAATCGGTAGTAAAAGCCCAGTCATCCATTGGGAA
This portion of the Pedobacter lusitanus genome encodes:
- a CDS encoding C40 family peptidase, with amino-acid sequence MILRSIRASQLIILLAVMAFFSSCGSRRSTAYKDTRGARAAEVLSEVKNKSLYRFINDWTGVRYRLGGLDKRGVDCSGFALLLNKEIYGLNLPRRSRDQADVIKEKNVSQLKEGDLIFFSFGGNGIDHVGVYLNHGYFVHASTTRGVIVDDLSLPAYQRAMIKAGPVKD
- the mutS gene encoding DNA mismatch repair protein MutS, which gives rise to MAKDKTKETPLMQQHSAIKAKYPDALLLFRVGDFYETFGEDAIKTSQILGIVLTRRANGAAAYIELAGFPHHSLDTYLSKLVRAGQRVAICDQLEDPKTTKTIVKRGVTELVTPGVAYNDNIISQKSNNYLGAVYFDKAMIGVSFVDISTGEFHVAQGNAEYIDKLLQGFKPTEVIFQKSKRQEFFELFGDRFYTFPMDDWAFTTDYANEVLNKHFEVTSLKGFGVDKIQQGVVAGGIVLHYLNETEHRNLKHITSVSRLEEDNYMWLDRFTVRNLELVSSANENAMTLFNVLDQTSTPMGARMLHKWIVMPLKELKPIQERLGTVEFMVAHEGMIEEFLTPVKLIGDLERLISKVGLQKCGPRELSQLKKALYQIEQIKETALTAENPYLTQLAEQLDPCLSIRELLEKQLQQDPPALLIKGNVIAEGVDEELDRLRKISTGGKDFLVEIQKREAANTGIPSLKISFNNVFGYYLEVTHTHKDKVPAEWTRKQTLVNAERYITPELKEYEEQILGAEDKIQQIEVRLYEELVRQVAAYIRPIQLNAFLVAQLDVLLCFAQLAIKNHYVKPVMNATKVLDIKGGRHPVIEKRLPVGEEYITNDVYLDNDTQQLIIITGPNMSGKSAILRQTGLIVLMAQMGCFVPAKAANIGLVDKIFTRVGASDNLSSGESTFMVEMNETASILNNISDRSLILLDEIGRGTSTYDGISIAWAIAEFLHTHPTARPKTLFATHYHELNELAGTMNRIRNFNVSVKEVGNKIIFLRKLVPGGSEHSFGIHVAKIAGMPPKLINRANEILKKLEIDRTEGQSIKDSFKKVQNQAYQLHMFAVDDPVLVQIRDVLNNLDVNVLTPVEALLKLDEIQRLIKN